In one Hymenobacter sp. DG25B genomic region, the following are encoded:
- a CDS encoding bifunctional metallophosphatase/5'-nucleotidase, which produces MQVAPTTSFFTVLTRFLGTWRWLALSGIALAAAWGLSSCQGNSRQAAAAASGSFTILHTNDIHGRHRPFRVSPGNATAQTGDPDRSPSSFERAGQVGGFAHLATAVARVRQERGADHVLLLDGGDTFSDDLLGNLTQGAANIQLMNALGYQFMALGNHDFDYGTARTRELQQLARFPLRGANVLEKATGKPFLGEPTEVFTVGGVRVGVLALAYHNTAQTGNPDNTRELTFGSGIEAARRYVPALRARADVVVVLSHQGTKVDELLAREVPGIDLIVGAHSHDRITPPRQVGSVWVVQALSDAAVLGQLTVQVKEGKMTSVEGIAPTLWTEEYPADTKMAQLVDSLRVPHKAQLEEVLATATGRIGRQYKSASPFDQLAGELLRDATGTELAFLPGVGYGVSLEPGPITREMLYTLLPHPSKVVTLELTGAQVLQLLEQTATNQNPGNDLARVGGLLQTSGLNWTADLNRPIGQRVSGVQVNGQPLNLQRRYRVVTHNGMLRGIHRYTTFAKGENIRKLDKGVTEVVEAGLRRRGTLSPPTLAKVQVVAAK; this is translated from the coding sequence ATGCAAGTCGCCCCAACTACTAGCTTTTTTACCGTTTTAACCCGCTTTTTGGGTACGTGGCGCTGGCTGGCGCTGAGCGGTATTGCTCTGGCGGCCGCCTGGGGACTGAGCAGCTGTCAGGGCAACTCCCGCCAGGCGGCCGCTGCGGCCAGCGGCTCGTTCACCATTCTGCACACCAACGATATTCACGGCCGGCACCGGCCTTTCCGCGTAAGCCCCGGCAACGCCACCGCCCAGACCGGCGACCCGGACCGCAGTCCTTCCTCGTTTGAGCGCGCCGGCCAGGTGGGCGGCTTTGCCCACCTGGCCACAGCCGTAGCCCGGGTGCGGCAGGAGCGCGGCGCCGACCACGTACTGCTGCTGGATGGGGGCGACACGTTCAGCGACGATCTGCTGGGGAATCTCACCCAAGGGGCGGCCAACATTCAGTTGATGAATGCGCTGGGCTACCAGTTTATGGCCCTGGGCAACCACGATTTCGACTACGGCACGGCCCGTACCCGCGAGCTGCAGCAGCTGGCCCGCTTCCCGCTGCGTGGGGCCAACGTGCTCGAAAAAGCGACGGGCAAGCCATTTCTGGGCGAGCCGACCGAGGTATTTACGGTGGGCGGCGTGCGCGTAGGCGTGCTGGCCCTGGCCTACCACAACACGGCCCAGACCGGCAACCCCGATAATACCCGGGAGCTGACGTTTGGCAGCGGCATCGAGGCCGCCCGGCGCTATGTGCCGGCCCTGCGTGCCCGCGCCGATGTGGTGGTAGTACTCTCGCATCAGGGTACGAAGGTGGATGAGCTGCTGGCCCGCGAGGTGCCGGGTATCGACCTGATTGTGGGCGCGCACTCCCACGACCGGATTACGCCGCCCCGGCAGGTGGGCAGCGTGTGGGTAGTGCAGGCCCTGTCGGACGCGGCCGTGCTGGGCCAGCTCACCGTGCAGGTAAAAGAGGGCAAGATGACCAGCGTGGAGGGCATCGCGCCCACCCTCTGGACTGAGGAATATCCCGCCGATACGAAGATGGCGCAACTGGTGGACTCGCTACGGGTGCCCCATAAAGCGCAGCTGGAAGAAGTACTGGCCACGGCCACCGGCCGCATTGGGCGGCAGTATAAGTCGGCCAGCCCCTTCGACCAGCTGGCCGGCGAGCTGCTGCGCGACGCCACCGGCACCGAGCTGGCTTTCCTGCCGGGCGTGGGCTACGGCGTGTCGCTGGAGCCGGGCCCCATCACCCGCGAAATGCTCTACACCCTGCTGCCGCACCCCTCCAAAGTGGTGACGCTGGAGCTGACCGGCGCGCAGGTGCTCCAGCTACTGGAGCAAACCGCCACCAACCAGAACCCCGGCAACGACCTGGCCCGGGTGGGCGGCCTGCTGCAGACCAGTGGCCTGAACTGGACGGCCGACCTGAACCGGCCTATCGGCCAGCGGGTGAGCGGAGTGCAGGTGAACGGGCAGCCGCTAAACCTGCAGCGCCGCTACCGCGTGGTCACCCACAACGGCATGCTCAGAGGCATTCACCGCTACACCACCTTCGCTAAGGGAGAGAATATCAGGAAGCTGGACAAGGGCGTAACGGAAGTGGTGGAGGCCGGCCTGCGCCGGCGCGGTACCCTAAGCCCGCCCACGCTGGCAAAGGTGCAAGTTGTGGCGGCGAAGTAA